One genomic region from Spirochaetota bacterium encodes:
- a CDS encoding tetratricopeptide repeat protein, whose protein sequence is MKRKFLVIILCLVINAPIYPMVLDQATYTVGKRFFEQGLYTEAEPRFLDIVRKYPDSSYYYSSLFYLGQTYAHLGKYKPALQYYKILLNKSKTVSEKQKALLGIAKSWLQLGIHDKAGDFYAFFATEYPESEYAPAALYFSGIARERENRVSAAIEKYRTVLELYPESDYYAKSIEKVAVLDSTTPESLWADTQVPNNIVTKKGSIDMFVNDIGDEENVDFDEPRFITRNQTTKRNNNQQNNRELIDDTDFEKTDFKAQLSSSDKSISNTMNPVLYQNSPTVLTQFVQSPPQIITQQIVEVITQQIESIQSEVPEPMSSSYVEQENDNEIQKLIQENVIQKIGDQYTPLESGKDYEKKQTIAAYKKLWEEEYQLNLKEQELENTKLKVKELAQLSTEKAQILQVKEDLLKEQQSRIQNNIYQDLSEKITKDGVQKFTGPPSFTQGVNPPPNIPLPPSPAPPIVAEETTYNEEYTAEDDTYAEEEEYATDDGAYGGDEGYTTDDGAYDAEYVADDA, encoded by the coding sequence ATGAAAAGAAAGTTTTTAGTAATAATATTATGTTTAGTAATTAACGCACCTATATATCCTATGGTTTTGGACCAAGCAACCTACACAGTAGGCAAGCGTTTTTTTGAACAAGGATTGTATACAGAAGCTGAACCTAGATTTTTGGATATTGTTAGAAAATATCCGGATTCTTCTTATTATTATTCTTCATTATTTTATTTAGGGCAAACTTACGCACATCTTGGAAAATACAAGCCAGCTCTTCAATATTATAAAATATTACTAAACAAATCCAAAACTGTTTCAGAAAAACAAAAAGCATTATTAGGGATTGCAAAAAGTTGGTTACAATTAGGGATACATGATAAAGCAGGAGATTTTTATGCATTTTTTGCTACAGAATATCCAGAATCTGAATATGCACCAGCAGCTCTTTATTTTTCAGGTATTGCACGAGAAAGAGAAAATAGAGTTAGTGCGGCTATAGAAAAATATCGAACAGTATTAGAATTATATCCTGAATCAGATTACTATGCCAAATCTATAGAAAAAGTAGCTGTTTTAGATAGTACGACTCCTGAAAGTCTATGGGCTGATACGCAAGTTCCAAATAATATAGTAACCAAAAAAGGTTCTATTGATATGTTTGTAAATGATATTGGTGATGAAGAAAATGTAGATTTTGATGAGCCTAGATTTATTACTCGAAACCAAACTACAAAACGAAATAATAATCAACAAAATAATAGAGAATTAATAGATGATACTGATTTTGAAAAAACTGATTTCAAAGCACAATTATCTAGCTCTGACAAAAGTATTTCTAATACTATGAATCCTGTTTTATATCAAAATAGTCCGACAGTATTAACACAATTTGTACAAAGTCCTCCTCAAATAATTACACAACAAATTGTAGAAGTAATTACACAACAAATTGAATCAATACAGTCAGAAGTACCAGAACCTATGAGTTCATCATATGTAGAACAGGAAAATGATAATGAAATCCAGAAACTTATTCAAGAGAATGTTATTCAAAAAATCGGAGATCAGTATACTCCATTAGAAAGTGGAAAAGACTATGAGAAAAAACAAACAATTGCAGCTTATAAAAAATTATGGGAAGAAGAATATCAACTCAATCTCAAAGAACAAGAATTAGAAAACACAAAACTTAAAGTCAAAGAATTGGCACAATTATCTACAGAAAAAGCTCAAATATTACAAGTAAAAGAAGATTTATTAAAAGAACAACAAAGTAGAATACAAAATAATATTTATCAAGATTTATCAGAAAAAATAACAAAAGACGGTGTGCAAAAATTTACTGGCCCACCTTCATTTACACAGGGAGTGAATCCCCCACCTAACATTCCGTTACCACCTTCTCCTGCACCACCAATAGTAGCAGAAGAAACCACTTACAATGAGGAATATACAGCAGAAGATGATACTTATGCTGAAGAAGAGGAATACGCCACAGATGATGGTGCTTATGGTGGAGACGAGGGATACACTACAGATGATGGTGCTTATGATGCGGAGTATGTAGCTGATGATGCTTAG
- the hflX gene encoding GTPase HflX, protein MEDNKHIYFLVGIKLPQDDPKIVEESMRELEGLVKTAGGIVAGSVIQNRKVIDATYYIGKGKLEEIDLLFDKTEDQKAAVVFNMSLSPSQSRNIEEILECRVITRTELILDIFAIHAQSKVAKLQIETAQLSYLLPRLMGQGASMSRSGGGIGTRGPGETKLETDKRKINDRILVLKKELKQLEHSSEEKRKSRQFVFKVAIAGYTNAGKSSLASRLVGDKLLIEDKLFSTVDTTTRQLKLGGIPAVLTDTVGFIRDIPHEIVESFKSTLAETAYADLVLHAVDASSEFYLDKIQTANDLMDEMDIKSPIQLVFNKIDLLDNEVLVNLKVKFPEAIFLSAKSEDGIDILKELLHKEAIKFLKKNGQEIPSWMNY, encoded by the coding sequence ATGGAAGATAATAAACATATCTATTTTCTTGTTGGAATTAAATTACCGCAAGATGATCCTAAGATTGTTGAAGAATCAATGCGTGAGCTTGAAGGTTTGGTAAAAACTGCTGGAGGCATTGTCGCTGGTAGTGTAATTCAAAATAGAAAAGTTATAGATGCTACTTATTATATAGGAAAAGGCAAATTAGAAGAAATTGATCTATTATTTGATAAAACTGAAGATCAAAAAGCTGCCGTTGTTTTCAATATGTCACTAAGTCCTTCGCAATCGCGTAATATTGAAGAAATATTAGAATGTCGTGTAATTACTAGAACAGAGTTAATTTTAGATATTTTTGCTATTCATGCCCAATCTAAGGTTGCCAAATTACAAATAGAAACAGCACAATTATCTTATCTATTGCCGCGCCTTATGGGTCAAGGTGCTTCAATGTCTCGTTCTGGTGGCGGTATCGGGACAAGAGGTCCTGGAGAAACAAAATTAGAAACAGATAAACGAAAAATTAATGATAGAATTTTAGTTCTTAAAAAAGAATTAAAACAGTTAGAACACTCATCAGAAGAAAAAAGAAAATCGCGTCAATTTGTTTTTAAAGTAGCGATAGCAGGTTATACTAATGCGGGTAAATCTTCTCTAGCTAGTAGATTGGTTGGCGATAAATTGCTAATAGAGGATAAATTGTTTTCCACAGTGGATACTACTACAAGACAACTTAAATTAGGTGGAATTCCTGCTGTCTTGACAGATACTGTAGGATTTATTAGAGATATTCCCCATGAAATCGTAGAAAGTTTCAAATCAACTTTGGCTGAGACAGCCTATGCGGATTTGGTATTACATGCGGTGGATGCTTCTTCAGAATTTTATTTAGATAAAATTCAAACAGCAAATGATCTGATGGATGAAATGGATATTAAATCTCCAATTCAATTAGTTTTTAATAAAATTGATTTATTAGATAATGAAGTTTTGGTAAATCTTAAAGTAAAATTTCCAGAAGCGATTTTTTTATCGGCGAAAAGTGAAGATGGAATTGATATCTTAAAAGAACTGTTACACAAAGAAGCAATAAAATTTTTGAAAAAAAATGGTCAAGAAATTCCTTCTTGGATGAATTATTAA
- a CDS encoding acyl carrier protein, with product MSDTFDKIKELIVDKLNVSGSDVTENASFIEDLGADSLDIVDFVMALEEEFGIDIPDEDAQKIKTVKDAVDFINKNC from the coding sequence ATGTCTGATACTTTTGACAAGATAAAAGAATTGATTGTTGATAAACTCAACGTTAGTGGATCTGATGTTACAGAAAACGCATCATTTATAGAAGATCTAGGAGCTGATTCTTTAGATATTGTTGATTTTGTGATGGCTTTAGAAGAAGAATTTGGAATTGATATTCCAGACGAAGATGCCCAAAAAATTAAAACAGTTAAAGATGCTGTAGACTTCATTAACAAAAATTGTTAA
- the alaS gene encoding alanine--tRNA ligase — translation MKQSLKDSSLIRQEFIEFFQNKEHTVVSSASLIPDNDQSLLFTNAGMNQFKDVFLNTGSRPFTKAVDTQKVMRVSGKHNDFDDVGRDTYHHTFFEMLGNWSFGDYYKKEAITWAWELLTKKWNLPKERLYITVYESDDESFDLWLNETDVDKTHVLKYGKKENFWEMGATGPCGPCSEIHIDLTSDLSQSIGKKGVNADNPLFIELWNLVFIQYNRLEDGSLQDLPSKHVDTGMGFERITAVLQNKTSNYDTDLFAPIIEFLAKDSSIPYQIGSEGTPHRVIADHIRALTFAIGDGIIPSNEGRGYVIRKILRRAVRFGRELGYKKPFLYKLVTIVVTIMGDAFPEIKDKKSSIESVIRSEEESFFRTLNKGFDKIKELIHLAKSSHNKVVSGDDAFLLYDSMGFPIDFTEQILKDEDLTFDQDRFDILMQEQKKRARSAWKGDGINFDAFGKIAQTDYLGHDLYQSEARIIGLVKESNKVMSCTIGDDIALVLDKTPFYGEKGGQIGDSGLIKIDEENIIEIFDTKIFHGKYIHLGKILKGSFKENDLILAIVDKNRKKDIARNHSAAHLLFKALRLVLGDHIAQAGSWVGDNRVRIDFTHPKAISSTELAQITTVINKDIIANYQTNIIEMPIDQAKASGAIAAFEEKYGDIVRVVTIGDSIELCGGTHISSTGEIGILTIINESSVSAGTRRLEALVGNTALDYINNSLTLEKNIAQTLKCATHDIFEKLNKVLEESKQKDREIKKLNILLAKGSFTELQTKAHIINSNTIIIAEVDLALIQDLGDYFKNSIKSGVLVLGAQKSDGGAVINVIVSKNLTNIINAGDLIKEIAPIIEGNGGGKSDQAMAGGKNGANLQDALTKSFKIINNSISKI, via the coding sequence ATGAAGCAATCTTTAAAAGATTCATCTCTCATCAGACAAGAATTCATCGAATTTTTTCAAAATAAAGAACACACCGTCGTTTCTTCAGCTTCTTTGATTCCTGATAATGATCAAAGCTTACTTTTTACTAATGCTGGTATGAATCAATTCAAAGATGTCTTTCTTAATACTGGCTCAAGACCATTTACTAAAGCGGTTGATACTCAAAAAGTTATGCGTGTTTCTGGTAAACATAACGATTTTGATGATGTTGGTAGAGATACTTATCATCATACTTTTTTCGAAATGCTAGGAAATTGGAGCTTTGGCGATTATTACAAAAAAGAAGCAATTACTTGGGCTTGGGAACTACTCACCAAAAAATGGAACTTACCAAAAGAAAGACTATATATTACTGTTTATGAATCTGATGACGAAAGTTTTGATCTTTGGCTAAACGAAACCGATGTCGACAAAACACATGTATTAAAATATGGCAAAAAAGAAAATTTTTGGGAAATGGGTGCTACAGGTCCTTGTGGCCCTTGTTCTGAAATTCATATTGACCTAACATCAGATCTTTCTCAAAGCATTGGTAAAAAAGGTGTTAATGCTGATAATCCTTTGTTTATTGAACTATGGAATCTGGTTTTTATTCAATATAATAGATTAGAAGATGGGTCTCTTCAAGATCTTCCCTCAAAACATGTTGATACAGGAATGGGATTTGAAAGAATTACAGCTGTACTTCAAAACAAAACTTCCAACTATGATACAGATCTTTTTGCTCCTATTATTGAATTTTTGGCAAAAGATTCTTCTATTCCTTACCAAATTGGGTCTGAAGGCACTCCACATCGTGTTATTGCCGATCATATTAGAGCTTTGACTTTTGCTATTGGAGATGGTATTATTCCATCTAATGAAGGGCGTGGTTATGTTATTCGCAAAATATTACGCCGTGCTGTTCGTTTTGGAAGAGAATTAGGCTACAAAAAACCTTTCTTATATAAACTTGTAACTATTGTTGTTACTATTATGGGTGATGCTTTTCCTGAGATCAAAGACAAAAAATCTTCTATTGAGTCAGTAATACGCTCTGAAGAAGAATCTTTCTTTCGTACCTTAAATAAAGGATTTGACAAAATCAAAGAATTAATTCACCTCGCAAAATCTTCTCATAACAAAGTAGTAAGTGGAGATGATGCATTTTTATTATATGATTCTATGGGATTTCCTATTGATTTTACAGAACAAATTCTGAAAGATGAGGATCTTACTTTTGATCAAGATCGTTTCGATATTCTCATGCAAGAACAAAAAAAAAGAGCTAGGTCAGCTTGGAAAGGCGATGGAATTAATTTTGATGCGTTTGGAAAGATTGCTCAAACTGATTATCTTGGTCATGATTTATATCAAAGCGAAGCAAGGATCATTGGTCTTGTAAAAGAATCTAACAAAGTTATGTCTTGTACCATAGGTGATGATATCGCTCTTGTTCTTGATAAAACTCCTTTTTATGGTGAAAAGGGAGGGCAAATTGGTGATAGTGGTCTTATCAAAATCGATGAAGAAAATATCATAGAAATTTTTGATACGAAGATTTTTCACGGAAAATATATTCATCTAGGAAAAATATTAAAAGGATCTTTTAAAGAGAATGATCTTATTCTAGCTATTGTAGACAAAAATAGAAAAAAAGATATTGCACGAAATCATAGTGCAGCTCATTTATTATTCAAAGCCCTGCGTCTTGTCTTGGGAGATCATATTGCTCAAGCTGGATCTTGGGTTGGTGATAATAGAGTAAGAATCGATTTCACTCATCCCAAAGCTATTTCTTCTACAGAATTAGCTCAAATTACTACCGTTATTAATAAAGATATTATTGCTAATTATCAAACTAATATCATAGAAATGCCTATTGATCAAGCGAAAGCTAGTGGTGCTATTGCTGCTTTTGAAGAAAAATACGGAGATATTGTTCGTGTCGTTACTATAGGCGATTCTATAGAATTATGTGGTGGTACACATATATCTTCTACAGGAGAAATTGGTATTCTAACCATTATTAATGAATCATCTGTATCCGCTGGTACCAGACGCTTGGAAGCATTGGTAGGAAACACAGCACTAGATTATATTAATAATTCTTTGACATTAGAAAAAAATATTGCTCAAACACTAAAATGTGCAACTCATGATATTTTCGAAAAATTAAATAAAGTGCTTGAAGAATCCAAACAAAAAGATAGAGAAATTAAAAAATTAAATATCCTGTTAGCAAAAGGATCTTTTACCGAATTACAAACTAAAGCACATATTATTAACTCTAACACAATTATTATTGCTGAAGTAGACTTGGCTCTCATTCAAGATCTAGGAGATTATTTCAAGAATTCTATAAAATCTGGTGTATTAGTATTAGGCGCTCAAAAATCTGACGGTGGTGCGGTAATAAATGTTATTGTTTCAAAAAATTTAACTAATATTATAAACGCTGGTGATTTAATCAAAGAAATCGCTCCTATTATTGAAGGTAATGGCGGTGGAAAATCAGATCAAGCTATGGCTGGTGGTAAAAACGGAGCAAATTTACAAGATGCACTAACAAAATCATTCAAAATTATTAACAATTCCATCTCTAAAATATAA
- a CDS encoding TrkH family potassium uptake protein: MHIFLIILNSLSITRISILSITIFFLVQGILGVSIPFIMLWLNLCLLFIFIHMITEIIHFHYIKNSTILISLFLAGFWIIFINASHTAIFIINDTLKLQTLFNAITISILSIYLYQNLRRSFSIFTNIKISFRLLITLSFLLVISIGTVLLMLPIATPPMSPRLSLINAFFTAVSAVCVTGLIVVDTATYFSRFGQLIIIGLIQIGSLGLVTITTTMVTLLGRKLSLTGQLSAKNSVSASGDNTLTNYLGFTLGFTVFIEISIALLLFTRFSKILPLDDAIFYSIFHAISSFCNAGFALFSDSLMGFDNDITINLAIMLSIIIGGLGFGIWLDIKNRFINRESKSLSLQTLIAIRVSLLLIFVGTLGFFILEKNNTLVNLPWYKQILRSLFASVNLRTAGFNTIDISQTNEASRLMSLLFMYIGASPGSTGGGIKTTTFVLLLAYVKASLNNSPDYIVFGKRIQDSLVNQAWALTFNSISWIFFVTLILCYLDNISLSSALYETVSAYGTVGLSTGITSSLSPLSKLLISITMILGRVGPTTIMLVLINTSTKINLTRTPAEKISIG, encoded by the coding sequence GTGCATATTTTTTTAATAATTCTGAACTCTTTATCTATAACTCGTATTTCTATTTTATCAATTACTATTTTTTTTCTTGTTCAAGGTATTTTAGGGGTATCTATACCATTTATTATGCTATGGCTTAATCTTTGTTTGTTATTTATTTTTATTCATATGATTACAGAAATCATCCATTTTCATTATATCAAAAACTCTACTATTCTAATTTCTTTATTTTTAGCAGGGTTTTGGATTATTTTTATCAACGCATCCCACACTGCTATTTTTATTATTAATGATACTCTCAAGCTACAAACTTTATTTAATGCTATTACTATTAGTATCCTTAGCATTTATTTATACCAGAATCTCCGTCGTTCTTTTAGTATTTTTACTAATATCAAAATTAGTTTTCGTCTTTTAATCACACTATCATTTTTATTAGTAATTTCTATTGGAACTGTTTTATTAATGCTTCCTATAGCTACTCCCCCAATGTCACCTCGACTATCTCTAATTAATGCATTTTTCACAGCTGTTTCTGCAGTATGTGTAACAGGTCTTATAGTGGTAGATACAGCAACTTATTTTTCTCGTTTTGGACAACTGATTATCATAGGACTTATTCAAATTGGATCTTTAGGTTTGGTTACTATTACTACTACTATGGTTACACTTTTAGGAAGAAAATTATCACTTACTGGTCAATTATCAGCTAAAAATAGTGTTAGTGCTTCTGGAGATAATACACTAACTAATTATTTAGGATTTACCCTAGGTTTTACAGTTTTCATTGAGATATCTATAGCCCTTCTTTTATTCACACGATTTTCTAAAATTCTCCCTTTAGATGATGCTATTTTTTATTCTATTTTTCACGCTATATCTTCATTTTGTAATGCTGGATTTGCTCTGTTCTCAGACTCTTTAATGGGTTTTGATAATGATATTACGATCAATTTAGCTATTATGCTATCTATTATTATTGGCGGCTTGGGATTTGGGATTTGGTTAGATATCAAAAATAGATTTATCAACAGAGAAAGTAAATCACTATCTCTTCAAACACTTATCGCTATTCGCGTATCATTATTACTTATTTTTGTTGGAACACTAGGATTTTTTATCTTAGAAAAAAACAATACCTTAGTAAATTTACCTTGGTACAAACAAATACTTCGTTCTTTATTTGCTTCCGTAAATTTACGCACAGCAGGTTTTAATACTATTGATATCTCACAAACAAACGAAGCTTCTCGTTTGATGTCTTTATTATTTATGTATATAGGTGCCTCTCCTGGATCTACAGGAGGTGGAATAAAAACAACCACCTTCGTTCTATTATTAGCATATGTCAAAGCATCTCTCAATAATTCACCTGATTATATTGTTTTTGGAAAGAGAATACAGGATTCTCTTGTTAATCAAGCTTGGGCTTTAACTTTTAATTCTATTTCATGGATATTTTTTGTAACTTTAATTCTGTGCTATTTAGATAATATTAGTCTTTCTAGTGCTTTATACGAAACAGTATCAGCTTATGGTACAGTAGGCTTGTCTACAGGGATTACTAGTTCTTTGTCGCCTTTATCCAAACTTCTTATTTCTATTACCATGATTTTGGGACGCGTAGGACCAACTACTATAATGTTAGTCTTGATAAATACTTCTACCAAAATCAATTTAACACGTACACCCGCAGAAAAAATATCTATAGGTTAG